A genomic stretch from Mya arenaria isolate MELC-2E11 chromosome 10, ASM2691426v1 includes:
- the LOC128206318 gene encoding multiple epidermal growth factor-like domains protein 10 isoform X2, with protein MNIILLTVFFFVTLYLPLDVCESTDSHCPVFCESCNGVGSNLVCYCKSGEFYFNDACAQCRIVGINCTSCSNVSRCEECDIGKWGLRCYQDCGAGCKDGICNSLDGSCTCIQGYTGYDCKSQCSSYCLGNTCLNNGHCNCTSGYYLPMCTAKCYSACKECTNSSSCSLCPSGKFGQFCDKSCDIMIKDCIDMNCPQACTSCVDSEHCNGCNVGRFGSTCNNKCSANCFGGCIQSSGVCNACPRGYYGSNCEQACNYCGESDCTQNGECNNCYPGYYGTFCNLTCSSTCSANCNQTDGSCTLTCPSNCIRCSDKTACTKCKDGYYGHYCSSACSTTCEEGKCDIQSGRCMECSSSSYYGDFCNTTCSSACSTNGCERQTGSCFGCIPNYYGSTCENVCSENCANSTTESKCDSKGKCISGCIDGFTGDTCTTGRSQQTEETNSGSVIGGAVGGVLGVCAVVALVVVVLVLKKKGILWKESKKTYEDITPERSKDEPYTTLAAASTTEYELPDSEPRSELTIEGEDNGVYYNDERAYYKNVGGNVHKT; from the exons atgaatatcattttactCACGGTGTTCTTTTTTGTTACATTATATCTGCCGTTGGATGTTTGCGAGTCTACTG ACAGCCACTGTCCTGTATTTTGCGAATCATGTAACGGGGTCGGAAGTAACCTAGTGTGCTATTGCAAATCAGGAGAGTTTTATTTTAACGACGCGTGTGCTCAATGTCGTATTGTTGGGATAAACTGTACAAGCTGTAGCAATGTGTCTCGGTGTGAAGAATGCGATATTGGGAAATGGGGTTTACGGTGTTACCAGGACTGTGGAGCGGGTTGTAAAGATGGAATATGCAATTCTTTAGACGGATCGTGTACTTGCATTCAAGGATATACCGGGTATGACTGCAAATCTCAATGTTCATCATATTGCCTGGGTAACACTTGCCTGAACAATGGCCACTGCAATTGCACCTCAGGATATTATTTACCAATGTGTACTGCAAAATGTTACTCCGCTTGTAAAGAATGCACGAACAGTAGTTCCTGCTCTTTATGTCCGTCTGGAAAATTTGGACAGTTTTGTGATAAGAGCTGTGACATAATGATTAAGGATTGTATTGATATGAACTGTCCACAGGCATGCACATCATGTGTTGACAGTGAACACTGTAATGGCTGCAATGTTGGCAGATTTGGATCAACCTGTAACAACAAGTGCTCCGCTAACTGTTTCGGTGGCTGTATCCAGTCGTCAGGTGTTTGTAACGCATGTCCACGGGGATATTACGGATCAAATTGTGAACAAGCATGTAACTATTGTGGTGAAAGTGATTGTACACAAAATGGAGAATGTAACAATTGCTACCCAGGATATTATggtacattttgtaatttaacaTGTTCTTCTACATGTTCTGCAAATTGCAATCAAACAGACGGATCATGTACTTTAACATGTCCTTCGAATTGCATAAGGTGTTCAGATAAAACAGCATGCACTAAATGCAAAGACGGATACTACGGACATTACTGTAGTTCAGCGTGTAGCACTACATGTGAAGAGGGAAAGTGTGACATACAATCAGGGCGTTGTATGGAATGCTCTTCGTCATCGTACTACGGCGACTTTTGCAACACAACCTGTAGCTCTGCATGTTCAACAAATGGATGCGAAAGACAAACTGGTAGCTGTTTTGGATGTATACCTAATTATTATGGGTCAACGTGTGAAAACGTCTGCTCTGAAAATTGTGCAAATTCCACAACAGAATCAAAATGTGACTCAAAGGGAAAGTGCATTAGCGGATGTATTGATGGGTTTACTGGCGATACGTGTACAACTG GCCGTAGCCAACAAACTGAAGAAACTAACTCTGGTTCTGTGATCGGTGGAGCGGTTGGTGGTGTGCTTGGCGTGTGTGCTGTCGTAGCGCTAGTGGTGGTTGTCCTGGTATTGAAGAAAAAAGGGATTCTTTG GAAGGAGAGCAAGAAGACGTATGAGGATATAACACCAGAAAGAAGCAAAGATGAACCCTACACAACATTGGCAGCTGCAAGCACGA CCGAGTACGAACTACCCGATTCGGAGCCAAGGTCCGAGCTGACCATCGAAGGTGAAGACAACGGGGTGTATTACAATGATGAGAGGGCCTACTACAAGAACGTCGGGggaaatgttcataaaacatga
- the LOC128206318 gene encoding multiple epidermal growth factor-like domains protein 10 isoform X1: MNIILLTVFFFVTLYLPLDVCESTDSHCPVFCESCNGVGSNLVCYCKSGEFYFNDACAQCRIVGINCTSCSNVSRCEECDIGKWGLRCYQDCGAGCKDGICNSLDGSCTCIQGYTGYDCKSQCSSYCLGNTCLNNGHCNCTSGYYLPMCTAKCYSACKECTNSSSCSLCPSGKFGQFCDKSCDIMIKDCIDMNCPQACTSCVDSEHCNGCNVGRFGSTCNNKCSANCFGGCIQSSGVCNACPRGYYGSNCEQACNYCGESDCTQNGECNNCYPGYYGTFCNLTCSSTCSANCNQTDGSCTLTCPSNCIRCSDKTACTKCKDGYYGHYCSSACSTTCEEGKCDIQSGRCMECSSSSYYGDFCNTTCSSACSTNGCERQTGSCFGCIPNYYGSTCENVCSENCANSTTESKCDSKGKCISGCIDGFTGDTCTTEGRSQQTEETNSGSVIGGAVGGVLGVCAVVALVVVVLVLKKKGILWKESKKTYEDITPERSKDEPYTTLAAASTTEYELPDSEPRSELTIEGEDNGVYYNDERAYYKNVGGNVHKT; the protein is encoded by the exons atgaatatcattttactCACGGTGTTCTTTTTTGTTACATTATATCTGCCGTTGGATGTTTGCGAGTCTACTG ACAGCCACTGTCCTGTATTTTGCGAATCATGTAACGGGGTCGGAAGTAACCTAGTGTGCTATTGCAAATCAGGAGAGTTTTATTTTAACGACGCGTGTGCTCAATGTCGTATTGTTGGGATAAACTGTACAAGCTGTAGCAATGTGTCTCGGTGTGAAGAATGCGATATTGGGAAATGGGGTTTACGGTGTTACCAGGACTGTGGAGCGGGTTGTAAAGATGGAATATGCAATTCTTTAGACGGATCGTGTACTTGCATTCAAGGATATACCGGGTATGACTGCAAATCTCAATGTTCATCATATTGCCTGGGTAACACTTGCCTGAACAATGGCCACTGCAATTGCACCTCAGGATATTATTTACCAATGTGTACTGCAAAATGTTACTCCGCTTGTAAAGAATGCACGAACAGTAGTTCCTGCTCTTTATGTCCGTCTGGAAAATTTGGACAGTTTTGTGATAAGAGCTGTGACATAATGATTAAGGATTGTATTGATATGAACTGTCCACAGGCATGCACATCATGTGTTGACAGTGAACACTGTAATGGCTGCAATGTTGGCAGATTTGGATCAACCTGTAACAACAAGTGCTCCGCTAACTGTTTCGGTGGCTGTATCCAGTCGTCAGGTGTTTGTAACGCATGTCCACGGGGATATTACGGATCAAATTGTGAACAAGCATGTAACTATTGTGGTGAAAGTGATTGTACACAAAATGGAGAATGTAACAATTGCTACCCAGGATATTATggtacattttgtaatttaacaTGTTCTTCTACATGTTCTGCAAATTGCAATCAAACAGACGGATCATGTACTTTAACATGTCCTTCGAATTGCATAAGGTGTTCAGATAAAACAGCATGCACTAAATGCAAAGACGGATACTACGGACATTACTGTAGTTCAGCGTGTAGCACTACATGTGAAGAGGGAAAGTGTGACATACAATCAGGGCGTTGTATGGAATGCTCTTCGTCATCGTACTACGGCGACTTTTGCAACACAACCTGTAGCTCTGCATGTTCAACAAATGGATGCGAAAGACAAACTGGTAGCTGTTTTGGATGTATACCTAATTATTATGGGTCAACGTGTGAAAACGTCTGCTCTGAAAATTGTGCAAATTCCACAACAGAATCAAAATGTGACTCAAAGGGAAAGTGCATTAGCGGATGTATTGATGGGTTTACTGGCGATACGTGTACAACTG AAGGCCGTAGCCAACAAACTGAAGAAACTAACTCTGGTTCTGTGATCGGTGGAGCGGTTGGTGGTGTGCTTGGCGTGTGTGCTGTCGTAGCGCTAGTGGTGGTTGTCCTGGTATTGAAGAAAAAAGGGATTCTTTG GAAGGAGAGCAAGAAGACGTATGAGGATATAACACCAGAAAGAAGCAAAGATGAACCCTACACAACATTGGCAGCTGCAAGCACGA CCGAGTACGAACTACCCGATTCGGAGCCAAGGTCCGAGCTGACCATCGAAGGTGAAGACAACGGGGTGTATTACAATGATGAGAGGGCCTACTACAAGAACGTCGGGggaaatgttcataaaacatga